From Triticum aestivum cultivar Chinese Spring chromosome 4A, IWGSC CS RefSeq v2.1, whole genome shotgun sequence, a single genomic window includes:
- the LOC123083798 gene encoding vegetative cell wall protein gp1-like has product MSPPIPSPPPPLPANSTTAASAPGVTASLSAGTTASLSAPVLTAPGTTPGQGQPQAPVQHSSPPSPPSQPQQFTPEAMAGVLNDLVTAVQGIRLYLAGPYGPPPPLHPAMAAGQQALPWYSASGAITGLHPAMAAGQQALPWYTAPGAVTGGYPALPAPAAARPPWAQWPPQIAPAAPPLLATTGPQWPTWTVPAAPSSVAPYLPAASEQGPPPAPPSPNLGTGASEQGQTQQLLSASPPAPTTQAPVQLHQAPPPSTVPPPAPRATGRPLHQVQFPPSPSPIPAWATDSSSGPVYSTAPEHPTPSLRFDHPSSSANYAPALPDPAYAPAATTAAPGHGGPTPPRFAKLDIATYEGTEDPLNWLNQCEQFFRGQRTLASDRTWLASYHLRGAAQTWYYALEQDEGGMPPWERFRELCLLRFGPPICGSRLAALGRLPFTSTVQD; this is encoded by the exons ATGTCTCCGCCAATTCCATCGCCACCACCACCGCTGCCCGccaactccaccaccgccgcctctgCGCCGGGCGTCACGGCCTCGCTCTCGGCGGGCACCACTGCGTCGCTCTCAGCGCCGGTCCTAACGGCACCCGGCACCACGCCGGGCCAAGGGCAGCCACAGGCCCCCGTCCAACACTCGTCGCCGCCATCACCTCCCTCGCAGCCGCAACAGTTCACGCCGGAGGCCATGGCGGGCGTCCTCAACGACCTCGTCACCGCGGTTCAAGGGATCCGCCTCTACCTGGCAGGTCCGTACGGGCCGCCCCCACCACTCCATCCAGCCATGGCCGCGGGTCAGCAG GCGCTTCCGTGGTACTCGGCATCGGGGGCCATCACCGGACTCCATCCAGCCATGGCCGCGGGTCAGCAGGCGCTTCCGTGGTACACGGCACCGGGGGCCGTCACCGGAGGCTACCCGGCGCTCCCCGCCCCAGCGGCCGCACGGCCGCCTTGGGCGCAGTGGCCGCCGCAGATCGCGCCGGCAGCCCCGCCACTTCTCGCCACCACGGGGCCGCAGTGGCCCACCTGGACCGTGCCGGCCGCGCCGTCCTCCGTCGCGCCCTACCTTCCAGCGGCCTCGGAGCAGGGTCCTCCACCGGCCCCGCCCAGCCCTAACCTGGGCACCGGCGCCTCGGAGCAGGGCCAGACCCAGCAGCTTCTTTCGGCGTCACCGCCGGCCCCCACGACGCAGGCGCCAGTGCAGCTCCACCAGGCGCCGCCGCCATCGACAGTACCACCACCCGCGCCTAGGGCTACGGGTCGGCCCCTGCACCAGGTGCAGTTTCCACCGTCACCATCGCCGATCCCCGCTTGGGCGACGGACTCGTCTTCGGGGCCGGTCTACTCCACGGCGCCGGAACACCCGACGCCCTCCCTACGGTTTGATCACCCCTCCAGCTCGGCGAACTACGCCCCGGCGCTTCCCGACCCAGCATACGCGCCGGCGGCAACTACGGCCGCCCCCGGGCACGGCGGGCCGACACCCCCTCGCTTCGCCAAACTGGACATCGCCACCTACGAGGGCAcagaggaccccctcaactggctcaaccagtgcgagcagttctttcgAGGGCAGCGGACGCTCGCTTCAGATCGCACCTGGCTCGCGTCCTATCATCTTCGAGGCGCAGCgcagacctggtactacgccctcgagcaggacgagggcggcatgccaccaTGGGAGCGCTTCCGGGAGCTCTGTCTCCTCCGGTTCGGGCCTCCTATCTGCGGGAGCCGACTGGCGGCCCTCGGCCGCTTACCTTTCACATCCACGGTGCAGGACTAg